TGACCAGCGTCCATCGCGTCTTTGGCTGCGTCGACGATCGGTTCGGGCGTCGGGAAATCGGGTTCACCGACGCTCAAATCGACGACATCGACGCCGTCAGCTTCGAGTTCGGACGCGAGGTTGCTGATGGCGATCGTCGCGCTCGGTTCGACGCGTTGAATGCGCTCTGTGAAATCCGTATTCATACTCGTGTACACATTCACAACGTTTCCGCGAGATCGATAGCGCTTTCGACAGCGGTCGCACCGTGGTCGATGCGTGCGTTGGCTTCGTCGACGCTCATTGCCGGGCCAGTGATGCCGAGCGTGACGGGCGTATCCCGTTTGAGAGACACCTCCGTCAGGCCTTGGGCGGCAGCGTCGGCGATGACCTGATCGTGATCGGTGTCGCCGGTGACGATCGCACCCAACACCGCGACAGCGTCGATGTCCTCCCGCCGTGCCAGCCGATCGGCGGCTAGGGGCGTGTCGTACGATCCCGGCACTGGAACGGTCTCGACGATCTCCGCGTCGTGTTCGGCAGCCGCGGTCCGGGCGCGCTCTTCCATCTCGTGGGTGATCTCCCCCTCCTTGTTGAACTGGGAGACCACCAACCCGAGTGAAACCATACCCGTCGGATCGGGAGGCGAATGCAAAGGGGTGACGTTCCACTTTTTTTGCGTTCGGGTGAGCGAAGCTCACCCTCACGCAAAAAACCTGGACTAAAAAAGGCCGCGAGCGAAGCTCGCGGTGAGTGACCTGCCCGCTCCGCCGCCGCGACCGCTGCCGCCCCGCGACCGCCGCCGTCGACTCTGTTGTTCTCAATCGTCGACGTGGACGGCTGGCGGCTCGCTAACGACGCGCGCCACCTCGGGATACTGCTGGCGCAATCCATCGAGGTCGCCGCGCTGGCGATACCGGCCCACCTTTTTTCCGCTCGGGTGGCCTTCGGCCACCACTCGCGCAAAAAATCTGGATCAAAAAAAGCCGCTCACTCCGCTCCGCTTCGTTCGCGGTGACTACACTTGCATCTCCCGCCTCCGCGACCGCTTCCGCCTCCGCCTCTCCCCCGCCTCCGCACCGCCGACCCTGTTGTTTTTAGTCGTCGGCGTGGACGACCGGCGGCTCGCCCACGACGCGCGCCACCTCGGGATACTGCTGGCGCAAGCCATTGAGATCACCGCGCTGGCGATAGTGGCAGTACTCCGCCAACAGTGCGACTAACGCGGCTGGGGCACTCGTTGCGTCAGGCTGCTCAGTCACCTCGGCTGGCTCTCGATCGTTTTCGGGGGTGTACACCGACTGCACGACCGTTCCGTCGCGCTGTTCGTGATACCGCACCCGGCCGCCATTGTCGAACCAGCTCGTGACGACCAGCTCTTTCGGCGCGTTGTAGCGCGTGACGTTCGCTATGCCGGGCAAATCGTCGTAGTCCACTTGTGACCGGCCAAGCCCGGCCGTCGCCAGTATCTCCTCGATCTGCGTGGCGTGCGTACAACCCGTACTCCGGCACGGCCGACACCACGTTCCAGTGCCCACGTCCACGACGTGGTACAACTCCGCTTTCGAGATCGTCGCTCGATCGTCAAGGGTCGAGAGGTTCACTGATTCGCCCAGCCGATCCCAGAACTGAAACACCGGCAGCGTCATCTCGTTCCCCCACGAACGCAGTTCCCGCGAGCGCAGCGAGCGGCTTTTTTCGCCCACGTTTTTTTGTGGGAGTGGTGGCCGAAGGCCACCCGAGCGCAAAAAAGGTGGGTCATCGACGGCCCTCCAGCAGTGAACAGCCAACCCGATGCGCGTACCGCGACCGAACCGGTCGGCCACACTGGGGACATCGCTGTCGCTGGTCACGTTTCTGATACGATTCGACACCGTTACATGTCTCTGCTTCGTTCCCAATCATGGGTTCTTGCACTCAGAGGACCCAGCGTCGGGTGCTACCACCACCCGGCGCGTTCAATACGAACGCACACGCCCCGTGGCGCACGCAAGCGTCCTCGTTTATCGTTCCTTACCCCATCACGTATAAAGGTACTGATGTAACGAGTAATGTCGTGTCGTACAAACAACTGTTCTCCAGTCAAATCTCGACCGAAATAGGACCGAGCCATCGGATCAAGGAATGTTTTATCGGATGGTATCGTACTGATGGGATCCAGTGCAATTCGAACCGGATGGCGCGGTCGCGGAGCGGCAGCGGTCGCGGCGGCGGAGCGGGCAGGTCACTCACCGCGAGCGTAGCGAAGCGCAGCGAGCGGCCTTTTTTAGTCCAGGTTTTTTGCGCGAGGGTAGCTTCGCTACCCGAGCGGAAAAAACGTGGATCATAAGAATTCTAACTAAAGGTGCCTAGGAGCCAGCCAATGGAACGCCCCGCACTCACTAGTCGGGACTGGAGTCCCGGCCGCACGGCGACGGTGGCAGTCGTCTCGATCACCGCCCTCGCGTTGCTCGCTCGATTCGCCTTCCTCGGCGATCGTATCGCCCACTGGGACGAAGCCCGTGTCGGCTTCTGGATACTCGATTACATGCAGACGGGAAACTACAGTTACAGTCCCGTCATTCACGGACCGTTCTACCACCACATTAACCCGCTGTTGTTCGAGTGGTTCGGATACACTGACGCCGCGATGCGCATCGTACCGGCGTTCGTGACCGGGCTGCTCCCACTCACGGCGCTGTTGTTCCAAAGCCGGTTGGATCGGATCGAAACCGTCGCGCTGGCGGCGTTTCTGGCGTTCGATCCGATCCTGTTGTACTACTCGCGATTCATGCGTGGCGATCCCCTCGTCGGTGCGTTTATGTTCGCGGGCTTTGCGTTTCTCGTCCGGGCGATCGACACCGACCGAACGGATCATCTTCTCGCTGCTTCGGGGCTGATCGCGCTTGGCTTTACGACCAAAGAGAACGCGTTCGTGTACGTCCTCTGCTGGCTCGGTGCGTTCGCGGTGATCCTCGACCACCGATTCGTGACTCACGTCCGCGAACGAGCGCTCCGGACTGTCGTTTGGGACGCGCTCGTGCGAGGTTGGAATTGGTTGGGCCGCCACGGTCTCGGAGTCATCGCGGCCATCATCGAATTTTTCGTCGTCATCATCGCGTTCTATGCCCCACGGTCGAACGGTCGTCTCCACGTGCCCGGATCGAATGGCGGACAGTACGTCGGCTGGAACGCACTCACGGATCCATCACTGTTGGGGGCGTTCATCTGGGAGGGGACGGCCGGAGCGTTCCAGTCGTTTTACTCGTTTTGGGGAACCGGTGCGCAATCAGAACACCCATACATCCCGTATCTCGTTGATCTGCTCGAAACGATCGGCTACGGATCGCTCGTGCTCGTGGTGCTCGCGTGTCTTGGCTTTGTCGTCGATCGATACGCTACCGACACTCCGCGTGAGCTACTTACGGTCACGTTCGCGTGGGGGGTGGTGTCGCTGTTGGGGTACCCAGTCATCACAGACATCAAAGCTCCGTGGGCGGCGGTCCACGTGGTGTTGCCACTGATGATTCCCGCTGCTGTCGGTGTTGGAGCGCTTCTCCGGCCGATCCGTGCCGGCGTCGTGACGAACACTCGGTGGGCACGCGTTGGAGTAGCCGGGGTCGTTTTGCTGTTGATCTCTGCGCCCGTCGCTGCCGTCGGGATCCACAGCGTCTACCAGGAACCACAAGCATCCGACAACGAACTCGTTCAGTACGCCCAACCGGCCGACGATTTCCATCCGACGGTCCACGAGATCGAACGGATCGCTGCAAACAATCAGCAGGGAACTGACGTCGTGCTCTACGGACAGCAGTTCGTCAACGGTGATCCGATCTATCAACAACCGTCGTGTGCCGGTAACAATGGATGGTTCGACGCGCTCCCGTTGCCGTGGTATCTCGTTCGCAGCGATGCATCGGTCACGTGCGCCCAATCACAGGCCGAACTCGATCAACTCAACCAGAAACCACCGGTCATCATCACGACCGCATCCCACGTCACGAAAAACGAAAGCAACCAGACCGTCACCGTCCCGGTCGTTCCCGAGGGACTCGACAGGCGGTTCCCAGAATACGACGCGACGATCGAACAGATGCGGACCACCGACACTGACGTGGTGTTTCTCATCGACCGCGATCGGGTGAACACGACTCAATCGTCGCCCGGACGGTAGGCCCGAGCGTTTTTCGATCTCGTATACGGCGAGGCGAGTTTGTTCGTGGTCGATTCGACAACCGAGCCAGAACACACCGATACGAAGCTTGTCGTGTGGAACACCAGCTAGTGGCTCGACGTATTCGTCCGGATCACGCCATTCGTCGGTAACGATCCCATCGAGTTTCGACGTGATGCGATCCTGTTCGTAGTTCTCAAGCTTCTCAAACGACGCCTGAGCACGAGGGGCAAACTCCTACGACCACTCCTCCTTATTCGGCATCGTCGCTGTCCCCGGAATCCGATGTCAGCCCGGCACGGAGCTCGTCGCTAGAAACGAACTCCGTTTCATCCATCCGCAGTTCGTGCTCGGTCGCGGCGATCGACTTCCACGTTTCACGCGATAGCCCGGGGTGTCGCATGGCATCGCGCAAAACATACCGCATGAACTCGTCCCGGCTGCTGAACCCCTCTTCTTTCCACCTGCGTCGATGTCGTCGAGAAACACCTCCGATAATCGCAGGTTGATGCTTGTCATCGTCGGCTCGTCGCCGTTGTGCGCATCCGTGTTAGACATACAAAGTATATACGTGCGTATATGCCATAAACACATCAACGAACTGTGCTCGAAGGAGAGCTACTGTTCTTTCTCCCAATCAGAATATCGCCCATAAATCATCGTTACTGTACAGATATATAATGATGTATATAATTTGTATCTGTTGATGACAGATACAACAGAGCGATTGGAGGTCGATGGGTTCGCGCTCATCGGGCGCACGTTCGAGGAGTACGTCCACATGTTCGATCTCGATCCGGCAGCGCTGGCTGGTCAGACGGTGCTCGACTGTCCGTCGGGCGTTGGCTCGTTCGTTCGGACGGCTAACGACCACGGCATCAACGCGATGGGTGTCGATATCGCCTACGGGAAGTCCACGGCTCGACTCCTACAACTGGCGAACACGGACCACAAGCGCGTGGTGGCCCAGCTTCGGGAGAAGTCGTCATTGTTTGAATGGGGATTCTACGGGGATACCGACGGGCGCAGTCGGTATTTGAAGCGTGCGTACGAGGAGTTTCTCGATGATTTCGAGGACAACAGGGATCGGTACGTTCACGCCGCGCTACCGGTGCTCCCGTTCAACTCGGATTCGTTTTCGGTCGTACTCTCCGCACATTTTCTGTTTTTATACGGAGATCGACTGGATCGAGAGTTTCATCTCCCGTCGCTGCGCGAACTCGCCCGTGTAGCGACCGAGGAGGTCCGGGTGTTCCCGCTCTCCGAACTCGACACGAACCGGTATCACGAACTCGATTCGATCGTCAAAACGCTCGAAACCGAGGGATACACCACAGAGCAGGTGAGCGTTCCGTTCGAGTTTCAGCGCGGTGCCACAGAGATGCTTCGAATCACGGACGTTTGAGACGGTTCGCCATATCCACCGGCTATCGACAACGGTTATGGCGATCGACTCGAACGCTCTTCCATGAGCGTTCGACTCACGTCGCCGGGCCCGACGCTGGGCGTCGTCGGTGGCGGACAGCTCGGGCGGATGCTCGGTGAGGCAGCCGGGCCGCTCGGTATCGAGATCGTCGTGCTTGATCCGACGCCCGATTGTCCGGCATCGCCCGTCGTCACAGACCAGATCGTCGGCGAGTTCGGCGATCCCGATGGACTCCGCGAACTCGCGGAGCGTGCGGACGTGTTGACGTTCGAGATCGAACTGGCCGATCCGGAGCTGTTAGAGACCGTCCACGAGGAGACCGGTGTTCCGGTCGAACCCTCACCATCGACGCTTCGGACCATTCAGGACAAGCTGGTTCAGAAACGATCGTTGGCCGAGGCAGGGATTCCGGTCCCGGAGTTCCGGCGCGTTGACGACGTGGAGGAACTCCGGGGGGCAGGCGAGGAGTTGGGCTGGCCGCTCATGCTGAAAGCCCGGCGTGGCGGCTACGACGGTCGGGGCAACGTCGCCGTCGATGGTCCCGAGAAGGCCGACGACGCGATGGCAGAGATCGGTGGC
The sequence above is drawn from the Halocatena salina genome and encodes:
- a CDS encoding flippase activity-associated protein Agl23; this encodes MERPALTSRDWSPGRTATVAVVSITALALLARFAFLGDRIAHWDEARVGFWILDYMQTGNYSYSPVIHGPFYHHINPLLFEWFGYTDAAMRIVPAFVTGLLPLTALLFQSRLDRIETVALAAFLAFDPILLYYSRFMRGDPLVGAFMFAGFAFLVRAIDTDRTDHLLAASGLIALGFTTKENAFVYVLCWLGAFAVILDHRFVTHVRERALRTVVWDALVRGWNWLGRHGLGVIAAIIEFFVVIIAFYAPRSNGRLHVPGSNGGQYVGWNALTDPSLLGAFIWEGTAGAFQSFYSFWGTGAQSEHPYIPYLVDLLETIGYGSLVLVVLACLGFVVDRYATDTPRELLTVTFAWGVVSLLGYPVITDIKAPWAAVHVVLPLMIPAAVGVGALLRPIRAGVVTNTRWARVGVAGVVLLLISAPVAAVGIHSVYQEPQASDNELVQYAQPADDFHPTVHEIERIAANNQQGTDVVLYGQQFVNGDPIYQQPSCAGNNGWFDALPLPWYLVRSDASVTCAQSQAELDQLNQKPPVIITTASHVTKNESNQTVTVPVVPEGLDRRFPEYDATIEQMRTTDTDVVFLIDRDRVNTTQSSPGR
- the ribH gene encoding 6,7-dimethyl-8-ribityllumazine synthase — its product is MVSLGLVVSQFNKEGEITHEMEERARTAAAEHDAEIVETVPVPGSYDTPLAADRLARREDIDAVAVLGAIVTGDTDHDQVIADAAAQGLTEVSLKRDTPVTLGITGPAMSVDEANARIDHGATAVESAIDLAETL
- a CDS encoding class I SAM-dependent methyltransferase; this translates as MTDTTERLEVDGFALIGRTFEEYVHMFDLDPAALAGQTVLDCPSGVGSFVRTANDHGINAMGVDIAYGKSTARLLQLANTDHKRVVAQLREKSSLFEWGFYGDTDGRSRYLKRAYEEFLDDFEDNRDRYVHAALPVLPFNSDSFSVVLSAHFLFLYGDRLDREFHLPSLRELARVATEEVRVFPLSELDTNRYHELDSIVKTLETEGYTTEQVSVPFEFQRGATEMLRITDV